The proteins below are encoded in one region of Gemmatimonadota bacterium:
- a CDS encoding CehA/McbA family metallohydrolase: MNIPPSEHFTPVLLAENYNVDRVQLDGFGGEDLGAMYGRQSVLGMPFDLGAPGEPNSILLDSGVVRVDMGGVKASYVVFLHGVENRVSNYQEELADFAMDGNELGDHVSDYVLEYADGESEATRILRRFAIQQSRIGWGASAFAAMPAAKPGVVMGATDEHGLGRRPASAYGRAETRHSSGRDGGRIKLWVYALPNPNPEKPIRYLTLVPRNERSLVLGITHTQVADHPLRPGVRQKLKLALPEGAQLNRNGELEDIDIDLGVVMSARAVLDYDAERWLSAEVDVQPERSSSEVVVEYIAHPQGKLYVEGDGEVQGYDLADAREIVEVQPAHRPVAIRVVEKGTETPVAVRLHMHGEAGEYLPPKGYHRKVNPHWFEDNYGEYVNGLNQYCYIPGECVADLPLGNVYVDIQKGYEIAPIRETFTVGPDTDVVTFEIDRVLKWREKGWVTADTHVHFLSPQTALLEGEGEGVNVVNLLASQWGEMFSNVSDFDGKTTLGAKDFGGDGEFLVRVGTENRMQVLGHISLLGYSGLMIHPLCSGGPSESALGDAQEVTMAEWAQQCIDQGGLVVMPHGPNPQCERAADIVLGLIHAMEMMTFNPHNAQINPYGIADWYRYLNLGYHIPVVGGSDKMAAASQLGGVRTYTHLGDREFSYENWMAATKAGHTFVTVGPLAEIQVEGKAPGSRVQLPASGGTVNVTWEVASVRLPIDQVEIVVGGLTYEQVNVDKRLSASGSAEVRVEDSTWIALRVRGSYKGQHGEIAAHTSAVQVVVEGMPIFSRADATTVLEQIEGAIAYLDTLAPRPEARRLKQMRATLEAAHNRLHQQMHKHGIYHDHTPLHDHGH, translated from the coding sequence ATGAATATTCCCCCATCTGAACATTTTACGCCTGTTTTGCTGGCGGAAAATTACAATGTGGATCGCGTGCAATTAGATGGATTTGGTGGTGAAGATTTGGGCGCAATGTATGGTAGGCAGTCCGTTCTGGGTATGCCATTTGATCTGGGTGCGCCAGGCGAACCGAACAGTATATTGCTCGATAGTGGTGTTGTGCGCGTTGATATGGGCGGTGTGAAGGCGAGCTATGTGGTGTTTTTGCACGGGGTCGAAAATCGCGTGAGTAATTACCAGGAGGAGTTGGCCGATTTTGCCATGGATGGCAATGAATTGGGTGATCATGTGTCGGATTACGTGCTGGAATATGCAGATGGAGAGTCCGAGGCGACGCGTATTTTGCGCCGGTTTGCGATTCAACAGTCCCGTATTGGGTGGGGGGCAAGTGCGTTTGCAGCGATGCCTGCGGCCAAACCAGGGGTTGTGATGGGTGCTACGGATGAACACGGTCTGGGGCGTCGTCCTGCATCGGCTTATGGTCGCGCCGAGACGCGGCACAGTTCGGGGCGAGATGGCGGGCGCATAAAGCTGTGGGTTTATGCGTTGCCCAATCCCAATCCGGAGAAGCCCATTCGGTATCTGACACTGGTTCCCAGGAACGAGCGGTCGCTGGTGCTGGGGATCACGCATACGCAGGTCGCCGATCATCCGCTGCGGCCGGGTGTGCGCCAAAAATTGAAGTTGGCATTGCCCGAGGGCGCGCAGTTGAATAGAAATGGCGAGCTTGAGGATATAGATATTGATCTGGGGGTGGTGATGTCGGCGCGGGCTGTGCTGGATTACGATGCGGAACGCTGGTTGAGCGCAGAGGTGGATGTACAGCCGGAGCGGTCTTCTTCTGAGGTGGTTGTCGAGTATATCGCTCACCCGCAGGGGAAGCTTTATGTGGAGGGGGATGGGGAGGTGCAGGGTTACGATCTGGCAGATGCAAGGGAGATTGTCGAGGTGCAGCCCGCACATCGTCCGGTCGCAATTCGGGTGGTGGAGAAAGGGACCGAGACGCCGGTTGCTGTGCGGTTGCACATGCACGGCGAGGCAGGGGAGTATTTGCCGCCTAAGGGGTATCACCGCAAGGTGAATCCGCACTGGTTTGAGGACAATTACGGCGAGTATGTCAATGGCTTGAATCAGTATTGTTATATCCCGGGAGAATGCGTGGCAGACTTGCCTTTGGGCAATGTGTATGTCGATATTCAGAAGGGATATGAGATTGCGCCGATTCGCGAGACGTTTACGGTTGGTCCCGATACTGATGTGGTGACTTTTGAGATTGATCGCGTGCTCAAGTGGCGGGAAAAGGGGTGGGTGACAGCCGATACGCATGTGCATTTTCTGAGTCCGCAAACAGCGCTTCTGGAAGGCGAGGGCGAGGGTGTGAATGTGGTGAATTTGCTGGCGAGCCAGTGGGGTGAAATGTTCAGCAATGTATCGGATTTTGATGGTAAGACGACTTTGGGCGCAAAGGATTTTGGTGGGGATGGCGAGTTTCTCGTGCGCGTTGGAACCGAGAATCGCATGCAGGTGCTCGGACATATTTCGCTGCTGGGCTATTCGGGGCTTATGATTCATCCGCTGTGTTCGGGGGGACCGTCGGAATCCGCGCTGGGCGACGCGCAGGAAGTCACGATGGCCGAGTGGGCGCAGCAGTGCATTGATCAGGGTGGGCTGGTGGTGATGCCGCACGGTCCAAATCCGCAGTGCGAACGCGCAGCAGATATTGTGCTGGGGTTGATCCACGCGATGGAGATGATGACGTTTAATCCGCACAATGCACAGATCAATCCCTATGGGATTGCCGATTGGTATCGCTATTTGAATTTGGGATACCACATTCCAGTTGTGGGTGGGTCGGACAAGATGGCGGCTGCGTCGCAACTCGGCGGGGTGCGGACTTATACGCATTTGGGAGATCGCGAGTTTAGCTATGAAAACTGGATGGCGGCGACAAAGGCAGGTCATACGTTTGTGACGGTGGGGCCGCTTGCAGAGATTCAGGTGGAAGGGAAGGCGCCCGGTTCACGGGTGCAGTTGCCCGCTTCTGGCGGGACGGTCAATGTGACGTGGGAGGTGGCGTCGGTGCGTTTGCCGATTGATCAGGTCGAGATCGTTGTGGGCGGGCTGACGTATGAGCAGGTGAATGTGGATAAGAGGTTGTCGGCTTCGGGGAGTGCAGAGGTACGGGTGGAGGATTCGACGTGGATTGCACTTCGGGTGCGCGGGAGCTATAAGGGGCAGCACGGGGAGATTGCCGCACACACGAGTGCCGTGCAGGTGGTTGTGGAGGGGATGCCAATTTTTTCACGGGCGGATGCTACGACGGTTTTGGAACAGATCGAAGGGGCAATTGCCTATCTGGATACGCTCGCTCCGCGACCCGAGGCAAGGCGTTTGAAACAGATGCGCGCCACGCTGGAGGCCGCGCACAATCGCTTGCACCAGCAGATGCACAAGCACGGTATTTATCACGATCATACGCCCTTGCACGATCACGGGCATTAG
- a CDS encoding sulfatase has product MSEKFSFRPVRKPNVIWVFGDQHRAHALSYRGDPNVFTPNIDNLAREGMRFDCAVSGAPWCSPFRGALMTGTYPHQNGVTQTPSPLDPAIPTIAMPFNDAGYHTAYVGKWHLDGSNARENCVPPERRGNFQYWMGYENNNNQNECYVYGSEGETPRRLDGYETDSLTTLFLDHLADHVNGEEEYQPFFAVLSVQPPHGPFVPPTNPERGAPRIHPSDIQLRRNVPVVPRIRERAALDHAGYYAMVENLDYNVGRIRMGLKDMGVDRETYVVFFSDHGDMLWSHAQTGKSSPWEESIRIPFIIGKVGGGANMNTGSTDAVINHVDIAPTTLGLCGIPVPEGMVGYDYSGHCISSNAAEFKGKPNRNAEPDSAYLQQIPRKMHSHTVNKAWRAVVMRDGWKYACTPGNDWLLFNTADDPYEQANYVYNRAFQKEKDRCHERLAQWIEDTGDDFELPDIRLD; this is encoded by the coding sequence ATGAGTGAGAAATTTTCGTTTCGCCCTGTACGCAAACCTAATGTGATCTGGGTTTTTGGGGATCAACACCGCGCGCATGCATTGAGCTATCGGGGTGATCCCAATGTGTTTACGCCGAATATCGACAATCTCGCGCGTGAAGGTATGCGTTTTGACTGCGCAGTTTCCGGTGCGCCGTGGTGCTCGCCTTTTCGCGGTGCGCTAATGACGGGTACTTATCCGCACCAGAATGGGGTGACGCAGACGCCGTCTCCACTGGATCCGGCGATTCCGACTATTGCTATGCCTTTTAATGATGCGGGATATCACACGGCTTATGTGGGCAAGTGGCATTTGGACGGGTCCAATGCGCGGGAGAACTGTGTTCCTCCCGAGCGCAGGGGAAATTTTCAGTACTGGATGGGGTATGAGAATAACAATAATCAGAACGAGTGCTATGTTTATGGTTCGGAGGGCGAAACGCCCCGGCGTTTGGACGGATATGAAACCGATAGTCTGACGACCTTGTTTTTAGACCATCTCGCGGATCATGTAAATGGTGAAGAAGAATATCAGCCGTTTTTTGCCGTGCTTTCAGTGCAGCCGCCGCACGGTCCCTTTGTGCCGCCTACCAATCCGGAGCGCGGTGCGCCCCGGATCCATCCGTCGGATATTCAGCTTCGGCGCAATGTGCCGGTTGTTCCCCGGATCCGCGAGCGGGCAGCCCTGGATCATGCGGGTTATTACGCGATGGTGGAGAATCTGGATTATAATGTGGGGCGGATTCGCATGGGGCTCAAAGATATGGGTGTTGATCGGGAGACTTATGTGGTTTTCTTTTCCGATCACGGCGATATGCTGTGGAGCCACGCGCAGACGGGCAAATCATCGCCGTGGGAAGAGTCGATCCGCATTCCGTTTATTATCGGCAAGGTGGGGGGAGGTGCGAATATGAATACGGGATCTACCGATGCGGTGATCAATCACGTGGATATTGCGCCTACGACGCTGGGTCTTTGTGGTATTCCCGTTCCCGAGGGCATGGTTGGGTACGATTATTCGGGCCACTGTATTTCCAGCAATGCCGCTGAGTTCAAGGGTAAACCGAATAGAAATGCAGAGCCCGATTCGGCGTATTTGCAGCAGATTCCCCGAAAGATGCATTCGCATACTGTGAATAAGGCGTGGCGGGCTGTGGTGATGCGAGATGGGTGGAAATACGCCTGTACGCCGGGTAATGATTGGTTGCTTTTCAATACGGCGGATGATCCGTATGAGCAGGCGAATTACGTCTATAACAGGGCGTTTCAGAAGGAAAAGGATCGGTGCCACGAGCGTCTTGCACAGTGGATTGAAGACACGGGCGATGATTTTGAGTTGCCAGATATTCGGCTCGATTAA
- a CDS encoding DMT family transporter — protein sequence MNVQNERLNTRAALLNLLTAILWGGNSVSIKMGLSGIPPLCLAGMRFLLGGLVVYIWTRPLKIDLKLKSNERRGIVGLIFLFLAQIYLLNAGTDYTLASRSTIFISAYPFFTASFAHIFIPGDKISTRKMIGMVLSFLGVILIFAESLSLGELQHLLGDILVLASAALLGARQIYLKRLVQNIHPGKVLIWQSAPSVPIFFFLSSLFETQAIQLDIRVLSAVLYQGLVVAGFCFILLTSLLKRYSASRLSVFGFITPIVGVVVSNLLLGDPISPAILLSLALVGIGITIVNTSQ from the coding sequence GTGAACGTCCAGAATGAACGCCTCAACACCCGCGCCGCCCTGCTCAACCTCTTGACAGCAATCCTCTGGGGCGGCAATTCCGTATCCATCAAAATGGGGCTATCTGGTATTCCGCCGCTTTGCCTGGCCGGCATGCGCTTCTTGCTCGGCGGCCTCGTCGTCTATATCTGGACGCGCCCCTTGAAAATCGACCTGAAACTCAAATCCAACGAGCGGCGAGGCATAGTCGGCCTCATCTTTCTTTTTCTCGCACAGATATACCTGCTCAATGCGGGAACCGATTACACCCTCGCCAGCCGCTCGACCATCTTTATCTCTGCCTATCCCTTCTTCACCGCCTCGTTTGCACACATCTTTATACCGGGTGACAAAATCAGCACGCGCAAAATGATCGGCATGGTATTGTCTTTTCTCGGCGTAATACTCATCTTTGCCGAGAGCCTATCACTCGGCGAACTTCAACATCTTCTGGGCGATATCCTCGTGCTCGCAAGTGCTGCTCTGCTCGGCGCCCGCCAGATTTATCTCAAGCGTCTCGTCCAGAACATACACCCCGGAAAAGTCTTGATCTGGCAATCCGCCCCCAGCGTACCCATCTTTTTTTTCCTCAGCTCACTATTTGAAACACAGGCCATCCAACTTGATATCCGCGTCCTGAGTGCCGTTCTCTATCAGGGGCTGGTCGTCGCGGGATTCTGCTTTATCCTCCTCACCAGCCTGCTAAAACGCTATTCGGCCAGCCGCCTCTCGGTTTTTGGATTCATCACCCCAATTGTCGGCGTCGTCGTCAGCAACCTCCTCCTCGGCGACCCCATCTCACCCGCCATTCTCCTCAGCCTCGCGCTCGTGGGCATCGGCATCACCATTGTCAATACATCACAGTGA
- a CDS encoding tetratricopeptide repeat protein: protein MKRWMLCFVWGMIFFQAPVVDAREFLKEIETHYSDGKIDDALEVARAFVEAHADSVAAHGFLGMLYAEAGQLDAAVAAFQKVVEIKPGSVRGYRDLALVFVRQGKISQALSALDRGIGQSNEPALLLAERASLNSDLGKLGEAIADFEAALKRRPDFIEAYQSLALTHIAVGDTLNAIAVMDRGLDANPDNVMLMVNRGGVFHALGMTQQAFSAYRQAVETAPEDPSVYRALGFMSAEVDSLDIAQAAWEKVRDLAPDDLEVRDALAQLYAARGNFDASIGEMLGVLERAPDGNLVRFRLAEVYVAKGDIAQGKAELLTCISRAPKWIAPYKRLALLYLGEEKVDSAGVIYEKALEIDPKDAEVHNNLGFIYSARGDFDKARRAYETAMAESKDASTLRDAQGNLDIIKSIQAGKMRVRHILVKTEIEAQEILNKLKSGEDFAALARSYSIDPSKENGGSTGFFSKGDLHPDFEAAVMKLKPNEVSGIVKTPLGYHVIMRVN, encoded by the coding sequence TTGAAACGGTGGATGCTGTGTTTTGTATGGGGTATGATATTTTTTCAGGCCCCGGTTGTGGATGCGCGAGAGTTTTTGAAAGAGATTGAGACGCATTACAGCGACGGCAAAATTGACGATGCCCTCGAGGTGGCGCGCGCTTTTGTCGAGGCACATGCCGATAGTGTGGCAGCGCACGGTTTTTTGGGTATGCTTTACGCAGAGGCCGGGCAATTAGATGCGGCGGTGGCTGCTTTTCAAAAGGTGGTGGAGATTAAACCGGGCTCTGTTCGCGGATATCGCGATCTGGCGCTGGTGTTCGTTCGACAGGGCAAAATTTCTCAGGCTCTTTCTGCGCTGGATCGGGGTATTGGGCAAAGCAATGAGCCCGCTTTGCTTCTGGCAGAGCGCGCATCTTTGAATAGCGATCTGGGCAAGCTCGGAGAAGCTATTGCCGATTTTGAAGCGGCACTCAAACGCCGTCCCGATTTTATCGAGGCGTATCAATCTCTGGCGCTGACCCATATTGCAGTGGGCGATACACTCAATGCAATTGCCGTGATGGATCGCGGTCTTGATGCCAATCCGGATAATGTGATGTTGATGGTTAACCGGGGTGGGGTTTTTCACGCGCTGGGGATGACGCAGCAGGCATTTTCGGCATATCGACAGGCTGTTGAGACTGCGCCAGAAGATCCGTCGGTGTATCGCGCACTCGGTTTTATGAGTGCAGAAGTGGATTCTCTGGATATCGCACAGGCAGCGTGGGAAAAGGTGCGCGATCTCGCTCCGGATGATCTCGAGGTGCGCGATGCACTTGCCCAGTTGTACGCAGCCAGGGGTAATTTTGACGCCAGTATTGGCGAGATGCTGGGCGTTTTGGAACGCGCGCCCGATGGCAATTTGGTGCGGTTCAGGCTGGCAGAAGTCTATGTGGCTAAGGGCGATATTGCACAGGGCAAGGCCGAGCTGTTGACCTGTATTTCGCGCGCGCCTAAGTGGATTGCACCCTATAAGCGGTTGGCATTGCTGTATTTGGGCGAAGAGAAGGTCGATTCTGCAGGTGTGATTTACGAGAAGGCATTGGAGATTGATCCCAAAGATGCTGAGGTTCACAACAATCTGGGGTTTATTTATTCGGCTCGGGGAGATTTTGACAAGGCGCGAAGGGCGTATGAAACGGCAATGGCCGAAAGCAAGGATGCCAGTACGCTGCGCGACGCACAGGGCAATCTGGATATTATTAAGTCGATTCAGGCGGGCAAGATGCGGGTGCGGCATATTCTGGTGAAGACGGAAATTGAGGCTCAGGAAATTTTGAATAAGCTCAAATCCGGAGAAGATTTTGCCGCTTTGGCGAGGAGTTATTCTATTGATCCTTCAAAAGAAAATGGCGGAAGCACGGGATTTTTCTCTAAGGGCGATTTGCATCCGGATTTTGAAGCTGCAGTGATGAAGCTCAAACCCAATGAAGTCAGTGGAATTGTCAAAACCCCTCTGGGATATCATGTGATTATGCGGGTTAATTGA
- a CDS encoding lysylphosphatidylglycerol synthase transmembrane domain-containing protein produces the protein MKTVRKVMLWGIGLTLLAVLIYEVGIIAAWIQVRQMGWGYVPVLLIALGWHVSNTWAWAMCFDGDRPHFWALFCTKLSGEAVGNVTPASHVGGEVAKAYMLRDRVSVTQGVPSLVINKTVELVSGLVFALIGTGLAVGMFSLSIEVQIGLGAALVLGTVGIVAAYVSQRKRASVWLLDVLKKLRLSFLESRREKFEEVDRTIATFYQQNRLGFWLCMALHMLSWVLGIFEVYAILNLLGQPQSFLTAFLLTSLSLIINTAFFFIPSGIGVFESGHVFLFQLLGLTPELGLGVALIRRIRKIFWVSFGFVLIAVRR, from the coding sequence ATGAAAACTGTGCGTAAGGTGATGTTGTGGGGCATTGGGTTAACGCTGCTGGCGGTGTTGATTTACGAAGTTGGAATTATCGCCGCCTGGATACAGGTGCGGCAGATGGGATGGGGCTATGTACCTGTTTTGCTTATTGCACTGGGCTGGCATGTGAGCAATACGTGGGCATGGGCGATGTGTTTTGATGGCGACCGTCCGCATTTTTGGGCACTTTTTTGCACAAAGTTGTCGGGAGAAGCGGTTGGCAATGTCACACCGGCTTCCCATGTGGGCGGTGAGGTGGCCAAAGCGTATATGTTGCGCGACCGGGTTTCTGTGACGCAGGGCGTACCTTCTCTGGTGATCAATAAGACGGTTGAACTGGTGAGCGGCCTGGTCTTTGCGCTGATTGGCACGGGATTGGCCGTGGGCATGTTTTCGCTTTCAATAGAGGTGCAGATTGGGTTGGGAGCTGCCCTGGTGCTGGGTACGGTTGGGATTGTGGCGGCTTATGTGTCTCAGCGCAAACGGGCATCTGTATGGTTGCTGGATGTTTTGAAGAAGTTGCGTCTCTCTTTTTTGGAGTCGAGGCGTGAAAAATTTGAAGAAGTTGATCGGACGATTGCGACATTTTACCAGCAGAACCGCCTGGGGTTCTGGCTGTGTATGGCTCTGCACATGCTGAGTTGGGTTTTGGGAATTTTTGAAGTGTATGCGATTCTCAACTTGTTGGGACAGCCACAATCTTTTTTGACCGCTTTTTTGCTCACGTCTTTGTCGTTGATTATAAATACAGCGTTTTTCTTTATTCCATCGGGGATCGGTGTTTTTGAGAGTGGGCATGTGTTTCTTTTTCAATTGTTGGGGTTGACACCAGAATTGGGATTGGGCGTTGCATTGATCCGGCGCATCCGGAAAATTTTCTGGGTATCTTTTGGATTTGTTTTGATAGCGGTGCGGCGGTGA
- a CDS encoding TolC family protein, translating into MSASIARAMRVHPGVRAATVDVDIARAQLDQANAIRFLPQFELRSFIGPSPEARGDALVGETMLSHLNIFTRTEATVVQPLFTFGHLSGAKAAAMAGVTAQQAGLRKARGDLELQVAEVYFGLQLTQDLWALALEAQSDFQTARDFVSEKLEAEEGDFTYADLNRIDRFAFDVREKVHEAAKTKALAESALRMLLGLSEGDSLALAGPLTPVDVQIESLEFYLKRAGDREDMQQLQAVVQIRESLVQVAKGEQYPQIFIAGQFKYGYAPNRDDQTSPFARDDFNILQAGAVIGVRQSLSFGLTSAKARKASLEYQKLLYQKQLAEKGVAIEIEKIYRELIEAKKNMAAASQARRATRRWFISVRDGFNAGLEEASDMIDAAKEYGIIRAKYYEAVFNFNRSWTRLQRAVGRSLL; encoded by the coding sequence TTGTCCGCGAGTATTGCACGGGCGATGCGCGTACATCCCGGCGTGCGTGCCGCAACGGTTGATGTCGATATTGCGCGGGCGCAATTAGATCAGGCCAATGCCATCCGCTTTTTGCCGCAGTTTGAGCTGCGATCCTTTATTGGACCTTCGCCCGAGGCGCGCGGCGACGCGCTCGTCGGCGAGACCATGCTGAGTCATTTGAATATTTTTACGCGTACGGAAGCCACAGTTGTGCAACCTCTGTTCACGTTCGGTCATTTATCAGGTGCCAAAGCAGCGGCTATGGCAGGGGTGACGGCTCAGCAGGCGGGGTTGCGAAAAGCGCGAGGCGACCTGGAGCTTCAGGTTGCCGAGGTGTATTTTGGGTTGCAACTGACGCAGGATTTGTGGGCACTGGCACTGGAGGCGCAAAGTGATTTTCAAACGGCGCGCGATTTTGTGTCGGAGAAACTGGAGGCAGAGGAAGGCGATTTTACGTATGCCGATCTGAACCGCATTGACCGGTTTGCCTTTGATGTGCGCGAAAAAGTACACGAAGCAGCGAAAACAAAAGCGCTTGCCGAGTCTGCCCTGCGCATGCTTCTGGGATTGAGTGAAGGAGATTCGCTGGCTCTTGCTGGTCCACTAACGCCTGTTGATGTGCAGATTGAGTCGCTTGAGTTTTATCTCAAACGCGCAGGTGACCGCGAGGATATGCAGCAGTTGCAGGCTGTCGTACAGATACGTGAATCCCTGGTGCAGGTGGCAAAAGGCGAGCAGTATCCCCAGATATTTATTGCGGGTCAATTTAAGTATGGGTATGCACCGAATCGCGACGATCAGACAAGTCCTTTTGCCAGAGATGATTTCAATATTTTGCAGGCAGGGGCGGTGATAGGTGTTCGACAGTCGCTGTCGTTTGGGCTTACGTCTGCGAAGGCGCGAAAAGCGAGTTTGGAATATCAGAAGTTGTTGTATCAAAAGCAACTGGCAGAGAAGGGCGTGGCAATTGAAATTGAGAAGATTTACCGCGAGTTGATCGAGGCAAAAAAAAATATGGCGGCTGCCAGCCAGGCGAGGCGGGCGACCCGCCGGTGGTTTATATCGGTTCGCGATGGATTTAATGCCGGTCTTGAAGAGGCATCGGATATGATTGATGCCGCAAAAGAGTACGGCATTATTCGCGCCAAATATTACGAAGCAGTGTTCAATTTTAACCGATCCTGGACGAGATTACAACGGGCTGTTGGACGCAGTCTTTTGTAA
- a CDS encoding NTP transferase domain-containing protein, with the protein MVNKAVIIAAGMGSRLRGYGADLPKPLVPLAGVPLLKRTILSAMRAGISEFVVVVGYRCQEIMHALADDPQLSDVAIDWVQNKEWARGNGVSVLSAREYVDEPFILLMSDHLFDPEILVKLRRMPVGRDEAVLCVDTGLDGIFDMEDATKVMTQNHRVVKIGKELADFNAVDTGIFLCSPFLFGALEQSIAEGEGSLSGGIRVLAEKGSMRTADIDGAFWLDVDTPEAHVHAEQEMFRRLGKPTDGFVSRYFNRKISTRISRVLVHTPVTPNQLSIATMLLSFLSAWLVFKGSTSYLHLALGGLLFQFASIIDGCDGEIAKLKFMGSRLGEWVDTLADNMSYLVFFMAVLAGMYEYTGEAFYPLLGGVMVFLDALGVLLIFLYMKLVGSGSIVSFNMAFSSDVPESERGWFHRFCMSLKFVSRRDFFAAFFCTLAVANSIAGMYWFLVIGSALLTAGIFGFGGQMLRARGALNVDEAKLGEKAD; encoded by the coding sequence ATGGTGAATAAAGCTGTAATTATTGCCGCCGGTATGGGCAGTCGGTTGAGAGGTTATGGGGCGGATTTGCCCAAGCCTCTCGTGCCCCTGGCCGGCGTGCCATTGCTCAAGCGCACGATTTTGTCGGCTATGCGCGCGGGCATTTCAGAGTTTGTGGTTGTGGTTGGGTATCGGTGCCAGGAGATTATGCACGCACTTGCCGATGATCCGCAGCTTTCGGATGTGGCGATTGATTGGGTTCAAAATAAGGAATGGGCGCGCGGCAATGGGGTGTCGGTATTAAGTGCCAGGGAATATGTCGATGAGCCATTTATTCTTTTAATGTCCGATCATCTGTTTGATCCCGAGATACTGGTCAAATTGCGTCGTATGCCGGTTGGTCGGGATGAAGCTGTGCTGTGTGTCGATACAGGTCTCGATGGCATTTTTGATATGGAAGATGCTACAAAGGTGATGACGCAGAATCATCGCGTGGTCAAAATTGGAAAAGAGCTGGCCGATTTCAATGCGGTGGATACGGGGATTTTTCTGTGCAGTCCGTTTTTGTTTGGCGCGCTCGAGCAGTCTATTGCAGAGGGCGAGGGGTCATTGTCGGGGGGGATTCGCGTTCTGGCGGAGAAAGGCAGTATGCGGACTGCGGATATCGATGGCGCGTTTTGGCTCGATGTGGATACGCCCGAGGCACATGTCCACGCCGAGCAAGAGATGTTTCGCAGGCTCGGCAAGCCGACCGATGGTTTTGTTTCGCGCTATTTCAATCGCAAAATTTCTACGCGCATTTCTCGTGTGCTCGTGCATACACCTGTTACGCCAAATCAGTTGTCGATTGCGACGATGTTGTTGAGTTTTTTGTCGGCATGGCTGGTTTTTAAGGGGAGTACGAGTTATTTGCATCTGGCTCTGGGCGGGCTGTTGTTTCAGTTTGCGTCTATTATAGATGGGTGCGATGGCGAGATTGCCAAATTAAAATTTATGGGTTCTCGCCTGGGCGAGTGGGTCGATACGCTGGCGGATAATATGTCTTATCTCGTGTTTTTTATGGCGGTGCTCGCCGGGATGTATGAATATACGGGTGAGGCATTTTATCCCCTGCTGGGCGGTGTGATGGTTTTTCTCGATGCGTTGGGGGTATTGCTGATTTTTCTGTATATGAAACTGGTGGGGTCCGGCAGTATTGTGAGTTTTAATATGGCGTTTTCGAGCGATGTTCCCGAGAGTGAACGCGGGTGGTTTCACCGTTTTTGTATGTCGCTCAAATTTGTGAGTCGCCGCGATTTTTTTGCCGCGTTCTTTTGCACGCTGGCTGTCGCGAATAGTATTGCGGGTATGTACTGGTTTCTCGTGATTGGTTCTGCGCTGTTGACGGCGGGTATTTTTGGCTTTGGCGGACAGATGCTGCGCGCGCGCGGTGCTTTGAATGTGGATGAGGCGAAGCTGGGAGAGAAAGCGGATTGA